The genomic DNA TAGAAAAtatcactttttcttttgtcaaacaGCTGAAAACATCTGTCTCCTGGGCTACCGTCAACAATGACATTCCATCCTCCGTCTTTTGAATTTACATATTTCTCCGCTGAGACATATTTTCCACCCTTGACGTGCACCACTGCCCCTCCGTCGTGCTGAAACATGGGTGCTTTTCATGCATCCGggggaaagaaacacaaacccAGCTGAGGAGAGGATGACAGTTGGCTGCTGACGCACAACCCGGcaccatgtaaacacacacattctccatTCATCATGAGACTTTTGATCAATAGCTTTCTGTGTTCAGTGTACTTTGGTTTTATGATCTTTGGCTGGAATAATGAAACTGCAGATCGCCAAAGAGCTTTTTGATGCTGTATTTTTGTAATCATCTCAAATTCAACTTTCATACAAGGTACGACGTTCCATTTTTGAATATGGTACTTcttcaatgctttttttttttctattgtcagttttgtagtttttgtaaCTGTAGAGATTATTTTGTCTTCagagtaaataaatatatttgaacAATATGTTTGGGACTTTGGACTCCAATCTTTTTCTGTGGGAAAGTTGCTGCGTGGTTAGTTCTAGCTGTGCTTTTAGTCCGACAGTCTTGTTTGAGAATTGAGTCAGCTAGTTAATTGtgcaaatgttcaactttaatACTCGTTTAAACTGAAATGCACGCAAGAAGAAATGGCCATCTTTGTTTAATCATCTCAAGCAGATtagcgttgtgtgtgtgtgtgtggatgtacaaaaacaaaacaaatccacGTTTAAATCAGTGATTTAATGTACATTACAGAACATCTGTTAACAGCAGGTTTCAGACTATTTTAAGTACTAGGGAGGGAAATGTTGTAAAAGTTAGGTCAACACTGACCTCTACAggttaaatgaaaaaacacaaaacatcaaaatcaacCTTCCAGGATTTGATTTAGTAAAACAATGACAGAACATCTCTGATTAGTTGGACAGAAGGCATTTATAAGCCGAGTGAGTGGAGTCTTAAAGGGCCAGTCACCTTTAAATTACAAAACGTTTTTGTTCTATGTGCTTGGATTTAAAATAATCCACTTTGGAATTAAAAATCCAATGAAACACATGTAGCATCAAAGAAATGTGCATGTCTTGTATACTCAACCATACCCTTAGGCATTTGAAAAGTAaagggacttttattgtgaagtgtTTGTAATTGGAGGCTGAAAGTACTTAACcaggaaaaaggaaacataCTTGACAAActtcatgtaaataaaaacaaatatgatttagttttttttggtgAACTGGCCCTTTAATGCTTCAATCTTCAGATACAAGTGCACTCCTCAGGTATGATATTGGGCAGGGTCTCGTACTTGAATGAGTACCCTCCATCAGATGTCGTAGTGATCCTCAGGGACCTCATCGTCCCGGGCACTGGAGCGCAGCACTGCGGGATCCCCAGCACGGAGGTGGTCCGATCCAAGGCCGAGCAGTTCCCGTGGCAGTAGTAGAATGTCAGCACCTTCGGGTGGATGATCCAGTTGTCCCAGCCGAGCTCCTCGAAGCTGATTTGGATCTCTGCTCGGTGGCAGTCTCTGTGCTGGGGTCTCTCCTGGGAGGGCCTCTGGAGGAGGTCAATGGCAGAGAGAGACCAGGGGATGGCGACAGGGGCCTCGCGCGGGGATCGAACAGAACCACGAGACTGAGCCCGAAGGTGGAGAAAGGGCATCTTGTCTGATTCGTTGGCGTGGCACTCACAGGCCAGACAACGCACTTGAAGCAGAAAAGGACCCTCAGCCATAAAAACAAGCAGCTTTTGGTCGAGGTCAAAGGTGGTCCATCCGTCCGAGCTCCTCGTTGCTGGTGATTCTGCggcctgcaggagctgctgccCTGAAGTGAGGATAAAGAGCTGGACCGAGGAGTTTGCCGACACTCCTCCCCCCCCTGCGTAGAACCAGAGGTGGGCAGATGTGAGCATTGTCTCGTGGTTGGTCACTGACGGCTGGAAGTAATACGTAAAGTGGGTGTTGGTGGTTTCTGCAGGAGCTGACTCAGACTGGGCACAGGACGAATCTGCAGAAGTGAGATTAGAGAGCAATCAGGGACATAATTGGGGCTGCTTTTCCATCATAATACCTTTAACCCACATTACGTGTAATGTTTTTGCTGACCTCTAGTGGTTCCCAGTTGTCAAAGACTGAGCTAAAGTTACCAACTACAGCGGTTGTAATCACAAAAATAATCCACATCTTGGGTCTGTAATGAAATGCCTCTCAAAGTATGTCCATGTACTTTAAGGTCAATTACTTccacaccttttttttgttaaagtcgGCCTCCTTTTCCATTTTTGTTCTATTGTGTACTTATAGAAATCGCAACTACCTAGCTTTAGTTGTTCTGCATGTGCAGCACGCATGCACtgctatacaaaaaaaaagtgattttaacatttagataatgACTGTATGTGGTGCACAATAGCCTCAAAGGTAAATGTAAGGAAGacgaaacatgcagcagtgctTCAGCGTCATACCGTCTAGTCTTATGCTGAAGAGTCTAgcataaaaatgatttaatatttTCTAATATTTGCACCTAACATTCTCTGTTACACATCACTTGCATGGCACTCATAGGTTGGAGTTTTGGTCAGAAAATGTTTCACCTACAGCGCTTCAACTATTTCAATGCGAATTATTTTGACTCATAAGTTGGGGGTTAAATGTCATTTACATGTGACATACAATTTGCACAAAGTGTGTGATTTATTTGCACACGATCAGGCAAGTTTTGTTGTGCAGTTGCATGAAAAAGTTGCATGAATAAGTGTGCTACACTGGAATCTATAGTAGCTTTTATCTGCTCGTATCTGGGTTTCTTACCAGAGCTGGGGAAGACAATAATTTGTGTTGTTTCCTGGTTTGAACCAGCTGGCTGCTTGACCCATGCTGTCCTGCTTGTCCTCGGGGACCTCAGCGGCGCTGGCCCTGCATCTGGCTCTACTGTATCCCCATCTGCACGTTGCATTGTTGTTTGAGGAGGCTCCTCTAAATCAAGGCCCTGCAGAACCCGATCTCTGAACCAGGACAAAACCGCTTCCCGGGGCACCTCCTCCCCCCTGCAGGCATGAGTCAGAAAGTGGATCCACAACGGGGCCAGGATGAAGACCTTGCAGGACACCATGACTGTACTGTAGCTCCAGAAAACTGATTCTGTTATGTGACTTTTCCTATTCTCACACATATCTGTTTGGCTCTGCAGCTATCTGACTTTGACTGTAGTCTGCAAGGCAAGTATTTTGTTGCGGATACACAAAGGGAAGATAGCAAAGGATGGCCTTGACGGTTGGGATGTTGTGTTTTGCGTTTCTGTGGCTAAACTTCACTGAAGGAacttttcaacttgttttgttCTCTAACACTAAACTTAAACTTAACACTGCGTTGCTCTTTACAAAATCTAGACCAAAAAAGTGCaataaaatcacatttattctgtttttattaacacATAAAATATGTGGATAATAATTGCCATATCTAACACACAAAAGCCTATTGTACCTCTCTCTACCTTTTTATCTGACTGTCCTTGAGTCCTTGAATGCATCCTAGAGAAATATGTTTTCACAATGTTTATCTTTCATATTGTTTTGTACCAGCCAATAATCCTTTTGACTGCTGTTATAAATAAGATGTTATATTCAAACAACTCAGTCCTGAATGAAAGTCCACTCACTGACTATTTCCAAAGCATTCAACTTTCAAAACTGTCTAACTActaataaaaatatgtattatGTAACAATGCTGCAATAAGGAACATTGcacaaataactaataataatgtgctgtgtttacatcattaactaaactgttgttg from Labrus mixtus chromosome 24, fLabMix1.1, whole genome shotgun sequence includes the following:
- the inha gene encoding inhibin alpha chain — protein: MCENRKSHITESVFWSYSTVMVSCKVFILAPLWIHFLTHACRGEEVPREAVLSWFRDRVLQGLDLEEPPQTTMQRADGDTVEPDAGPAPLRSPRTSRTAWVKQPAGSNQETTQIIVFPSSDSSCAQSESAPAETTNTHFTYYFQPSVTNHETMLTSAHLWFYAGGGGVSANSSVQLFILTSGQQLLQAAESPATRSSDGWTTFDLDQKLLVFMAEGPFLLQVRCLACECHANESDKMPFLHLRAQSRGSVRSPREAPVAIPWSLSAIDLLQRPSQERPQHRDCHRAEIQISFEELGWDNWIIHPKVLTFYYCHGNCSALDRTTSVLGIPQCCAPVPGTMRSLRITTTSDGGYSFKYETLPNIIPEECTCI